Proteins from one Methanobrevibacter ruminantium genomic window:
- a CDS encoding acyltransferase family protein, with translation MNANNTNKRINRFDNLRGLAIFLVVLGHMAFSTKFLSINYLHSYIFIFHLAILFFVAGYFSKIDLNQPIKIFKRILVPYILFTIIYWIIYIPFGKPSEAIFIYPTYALWFLLSLFFMKMALPILDKLRYPILFTFILALLFGFIKYTGDILSLSRTFCFLPVFLTGFYFNEYKARLRENYSNISSALENSKVIFLSVLIAFLASISAAYYIPGSIIMMKFPYDGSYLINIAIRALIIVLGIAITLIINRFMTDKECLLTKWGRNSMAIYILHIFFIVLVKKFTESFFYSQSEIIALLITFILSFLIVILLSQDWISKCFKRTMEFIANLILKDA, from the coding sequence ATGAATGCAAACAATACTAACAAAAGAATTAATAGATTTGATAATCTAAGAGGATTGGCAATATTTTTAGTTGTTTTGGGACATATGGCTTTTTCTACAAAGTTTTTAAGCATAAATTATTTACATAGCTACATCTTTATCTTTCATTTAGCCATATTGTTTTTTGTTGCAGGTTATTTTTCTAAAATTGACTTGAATCAACCCATTAAAATATTCAAGCGCATATTGGTTCCCTATATATTATTCACAATTATTTATTGGATAATTTATATTCCATTTGGAAAGCCGAGTGAGGCTATTTTTATCTATCCAACTTATGCATTATGGTTTTTGTTGTCATTGTTCTTTATGAAAATGGCATTGCCAATACTTGATAAATTAAGATATCCAATTTTATTTACCTTCATATTGGCATTGTTGTTTGGATTTATAAAATATACTGGTGATATCTTAAGTTTATCAAGAACATTTTGTTTTTTACCCGTATTTTTAACAGGTTTTTACTTTAATGAATACAAGGCAAGACTTAGGGAAAACTACAGCAATATAAGTTCAGCATTGGAAAATAGTAAAGTCATATTCCTTTCAGTGCTTATTGCCTTTTTGGCATCCATTTCAGCGGCATATTACATTCCTGGAAGCATCATTATGATGAAATTTCCATATGATGGTTCATATCTAATCAATATTGCTATAAGGGCTTTAATAATAGTTTTAGGCATAGCTATCACATTGATCATAAATAGGTTTATGACTGACAAGGAATGTCTCCTGACTAAATGGGGAAGGAATTCCATGGCAATTTATATCTTGCACATATTTTTCATTGTCTTAGTGAAAAAGTTCACTGAATCTTTCTTTTATAGCCAAAGTGAGATAATTGCATTATTAATTACATTTATCTTAAGTTTCCTGATTGTAATTTTATTATCACAGGATTGGATAAGCAAATGCTTTAAAAGGACAATGGAATTCATTGCAAATTTAATTTTAAAAGATGCTTAA
- the gatC gene encoding Asp-tRNA(Asn) amidotransferase subunit GatC yields MAIEKDAEKILEEFSKTLDKVPELEGTYYITDNLNLNREDESEQNDSTKIVRNARTDKDGNVVVKKAEWTG; encoded by the coding sequence ATGGCAATTGAAAAAGATGCAGAAAAGATCTTAGAGGAATTTTCAAAAACCTTAGATAAAGTTCCTGAATTGGAAGGAACCTATTACATTACTGATAACCTTAACTTAAACCGTGAAGATGAATCCGAACAAAACGATTCAACTAAAATTGTCAGAAATGCAAGAACTGACAAAGACGGCAATGTAGTTGTGAAAAAGGCAGAATGGACTGGTTAA
- a CDS encoding amino acid-binding protein, with protein MRMNLILEILDIPGQLVSILNPIGELGANVVTIVHKREIKAEEGKAAIQIAIEGERENLQAVIDRFKEMNIPLIEVDDTVRKEKLSAILYGHIIDRDLRDTVDKINAVDGLVVSDLQLKLDGELKSTALLTVELDLGKREIAYNKIMEIAEEKDFLVIDEV; from the coding sequence ATGAGAATGAATTTAATTCTTGAAATATTGGATATTCCAGGACAATTGGTTTCTATCTTAAATCCAATAGGAGAACTTGGAGCAAATGTAGTTACAATTGTTCACAAAAGGGAAATCAAGGCAGAAGAGGGTAAAGCTGCTATTCAAATAGCTATCGAAGGTGAAAGAGAAAACTTGCAAGCTGTAATAGACAGGTTCAAGGAAATGAACATACCTCTCATTGAAGTGGATGACACTGTAAGAAAGGAAAAGTTAAGTGCAATTCTCTATGGCCACATTATTGACAGAGACTTAAGAGACACTGTTGATAAGATCAATGCTGTTGATGGCCTTGTCGTTAGTGATTTACAATTGAAATTAGATGGTGAACTTAAATCAACTGCTTTATTAACTGTTGAACTTGATTTAGGTAAAAGAGAAATCGCATATAATAAAATCATGGAAATAGCTGAGGAGAAGGACTTCTTGGTTATTGATGAGGTATAG
- a CDS encoding homoserine dehydrogenase, which yields MDECKLILMGFGAVGQGVAKAISLKKDMINEKYGITLKVVAAADSSTSAICQDGLDEELLIKTKEETGKLANYSDCGSDKSGIEVLDAVDYDVLIEATPTNIKDAEPAKSLTLKAFADGKDVVTSNKGHLALFYKELIEAKEAAGVDFKFEASVGGAMPIINLCQETLASCGISSIKGILNGTTNYILSRMTTEGMSYENTLAESQQLGIAETDPTQDVEGIDAACKVVILANSVLGIDATYADVEVRGISDVSLDAINLAKEEGYYVKLIGEVSEKQLKVSPRLVKKNSPFAIDGTLNLANVTTDLADDITVMGKGAGSLETASAMLTDLINIIKNK from the coding sequence ATGGATGAATGTAAGCTTATATTAATGGGTTTTGGAGCTGTAGGCCAAGGTGTAGCTAAGGCTATCTCCTTAAAGAAGGATATGATCAATGAGAAATACGGAATCACTTTAAAAGTTGTAGCAGCTGCTGACTCATCTACATCTGCAATATGCCAAGATGGATTGGACGAAGAATTACTCATTAAAACCAAAGAAGAAACTGGTAAATTAGCAAATTATTCAGATTGCGGCAGTGACAAGTCTGGCATTGAAGTATTGGATGCAGTTGATTATGATGTATTGATTGAAGCAACTCCAACAAACATCAAGGATGCTGAACCTGCAAAATCATTGACCTTAAAGGCATTTGCTGATGGAAAGGATGTTGTAACCTCAAATAAAGGACACTTAGCCTTATTCTATAAGGAATTGATTGAAGCTAAGGAAGCTGCAGGAGTGGACTTCAAGTTTGAAGCATCTGTAGGTGGAGCTATGCCTATCATCAACTTATGTCAAGAAACCCTTGCAAGCTGTGGAATCAGCTCAATCAAAGGTATCTTAAACGGTACTACCAATTATATCCTTTCAAGAATGACCACTGAAGGAATGAGCTATGAAAATACCTTGGCAGAATCACAGCAATTGGGAATCGCTGAAACTGACCCTACACAAGATGTTGAAGGTATTGATGCAGCATGCAAAGTGGTTATTTTAGCTAATTCCGTTTTAGGAATCGATGCAACCTATGCTGATGTTGAAGTTAGAGGGATATCTGATGTCTCATTGGATGCAATAAACCTTGCTAAAGAGGAAGGATACTATGTAAAATTGATTGGAGAAGTATCTGAAAAACAATTGAAAGTATCTCCAAGGCTTGTTAAGAAAAACAGTCCATTTGCAATCGATGGAACATTGAACTTAGCAAATGTAACTACCGATTTGGCTGATGACATCACTGTAATGGGAAAAGGAGCAGGATCTTTGGAAACCGCTTCTGCAATGCTTACAGATTTAATTAATATTATTAAGAACAAATAA
- a CDS encoding cofactor-independent phosphoglycerate mutase, translated as MKYVIVIEDGASDYPIEEIDGKTPLKIAEKPVLDKIAKEGRTGLIQNVPETLPPGSDVANMSIFGYDPLEYYTGRGPLEAASMGVETKEGDVVFRCNTITERDGLMASSNAGHISSEEAAELMGALNEYFNDKYPDFKGKFYPGVSYRHLFVYNDKENSEKLAKLDMVPPHDFVGETIEDKIQFDSFADEVKAIMLESKEALADHPVNQKRIEEGKEPCNMVWFWGQGTMPDMPKMEDVYGIKGAVITGVDLIKGLGVCSGCTNLDVPGATAFFDTDYNAKGEYAVNALKANDIVFVHIEAPDEAGHAKNLEEKVKGIESIDKYILAPLVEALENEYKDFKIAVLPDHPTPIDVGTHTRDMVPIAIYSSKDEADDVLVYDEDSVKEGALGELVGCNLLKLLLE; from the coding sequence ATGAAATATGTTATTGTTATTGAAGATGGTGCAAGTGATTATCCAATAGAGGAAATTGATGGAAAAACTCCTCTTAAAATAGCTGAAAAACCTGTTTTGGATAAAATAGCTAAAGAAGGAAGGACTGGATTAATCCAAAATGTGCCTGAAACATTGCCTCCGGGATCTGATGTGGCTAATATGAGCATATTCGGTTACGACCCATTGGAATATTATACTGGTCGTGGACCACTTGAAGCTGCAAGTATGGGTGTAGAGACAAAAGAAGGGGATGTTGTATTCCGTTGCAATACCATTACAGAGCGTGATGGATTGATGGCAAGTTCAAATGCAGGACACATCTCTTCAGAAGAAGCTGCAGAGCTTATGGGAGCATTGAATGAGTACTTTAATGATAAATATCCTGATTTCAAAGGAAAATTCTATCCTGGAGTAAGCTACAGACATTTATTCGTATACAATGATAAGGAAAATTCTGAAAAGTTAGCAAAACTCGATATGGTTCCTCCACATGACTTTGTTGGAGAGACTATTGAAGACAAGATTCAATTTGATTCCTTTGCAGATGAAGTGAAGGCAATCATGTTAGAATCCAAAGAAGCATTAGCAGACCATCCTGTAAATCAAAAAAGAATTGAAGAAGGCAAGGAACCATGTAATATGGTTTGGTTCTGGGGTCAAGGAACTATGCCAGATATGCCAAAAATGGAAGATGTTTACGGCATTAAAGGAGCTGTAATAACTGGTGTAGACTTAATTAAAGGATTAGGGGTCTGTTCTGGCTGCACTAATCTTGATGTTCCAGGAGCAACTGCATTCTTTGATACTGATTATAATGCAAAAGGGGAATATGCAGTAAATGCACTAAAGGCCAATGACATTGTATTTGTTCACATTGAAGCTCCAGATGAAGCAGGGCATGCTAAAAACCTCGAAGAAAAGGTTAAAGGCATTGAAAGCATTGATAAATATATCCTCGCTCCATTAGTTGAAGCATTGGAAAATGAATACAAGGACTTTAAAATTGCAGTATTGCCTGATCACCCAACTCCAATAGATGTGGGTACACACACTAGAGATATGGTGCCTATTGCTATCTATTCATCTAAAGACGAAGCAGATGATGTATTGGTCTACGATGAAGACAGCGTTAAAGAGGGTGCATTAGGTGAATTGGTAGGCTGTAATTTACTTAAATTATTATTGGAATAA